The nucleotide window GGGTGACGGATATGACTTCCTCACTACTGGAACAGACATCATAGATCTAATAGACTCCCTTGGAGTAGTTGGTGAACAACAGGCTCTTGCTGAATACCTAATAGCGAATTACTCCGTTGAGCCATTTGATATTGCAGAGACAGCTGTTGGCCAAGATAGCCGCATCCAGAACCTACTCTTCCGTAGTGACAGCGTGGCATGGCCTCCAGTTGTTCCTAAGAAAAGTGCAATCCAGCTCGTTAAGATTGGTTCTTACGCAACTGGAATCTTTGATGAAGGTGCTGCGGAAATTACAGCTTTTGATGCTGCCTCACAACGCACATTCGTTGTAAATGCCAATTCAGCAACTGTAGATATTCTAGACATGAGTGATGTCACATCACCAACACCAATCGGGCAAATTGATATTCAAGCACTCTTCGGAAGCGAAGATGTTGAAACATCTCCAAACAGTGTAGCAGTATCCTATGGACTTGTTGCTGTAGCAGTTCAGCGCAATGCTACTGATGAGTTAGAAACTCCATTAAAGGGCATTGTAGCATTCTTCGATGTAGACGGTAATTTATTAACCACAGCAATTGCTGGGTTCTTACCAGACATGATCACTTTCACCCCTGATTCCAGATATGTGCTAGTGGCTAATGAGGGCGAACCTACCGATGACTATAGCATCGACCCAGAGGGATCTGTTAGCATTTTGTTAATGAGGCCTACCTATTTTTCACTCCTTATCAATAGATGGCTAGAAAGGTTCGGTAGACCTAGTCGTCCAATTCGCTCACCATTTGTAAGAACAGCTTCTTTTGATGCTTTCAATGATAGTGAGAAAAAGCTGAGGAAGGACGGAGTTCGCATCTTTGGCCCTGGAGCTAGTGTTGCTCAAGATTTAGAACCTGAATACATCACGGTATCTGGTGATTCTAAAACAGCCTTTGTGGCGCTTCAGGAGAACAATGCTTTAGCAATTATCGATATTCCATCAGCTACGGTAAAAAGCATTGATGCTTTTGGCCTTAAAGACTGGAATCAATCCGCATTGGATCCTTCAAACAGAGATGACACCATTAATATACAACCTTGGCCTGTTCTCGGGATGTATCAGCCTGATGCTATTGCGTCATTCGATAAGAATGGAAATACCTTCATCCTAACTGCTAATGAAGGCGATGCCAGAGACTATGATGGCTTTAGCGAAGAGGAGCGTGGTAATGATCTAACACTAGATCCTACCATTTTCCCTGACGCTGCTGATCTTCAAGAGGACGAGCAGCTGGGACGCATCAATGTTACAACCGCTGCAGGTGACACAGATGGCGACGGTGATTTCGATGAAATCCATACATATGGTGCTCGCTCTTTCTCAATCTGGAAAGTTAAGAAGAACGTCGATAAGATTAAGTTACTCTACGACAGTGGTTCTGAATTTGAATGCATTACCGCATCTCTAATACCTGCAGACTTCAATTCAACTAACGATGAAAACGGTTCTTTTGACAACCGTAGTGATGACAAAGGACCAGAACCGGAAGGCATAGCCGTAGGAAAGGTAAATGACCGTAACTATGCTTTCATTGGTCTAGAAAGAGTTGGTGGGATCATGGTTTATGACATCACCAAGCATAAGAATCCCGTGTTTGTTCAATACATTAACACTCGTGATTTCAATGGAGATGCCGAGGCTGGCACTGCTGGCGATCTCGCCCCCGAAGGAATAGAATTTATTCCAGCTACTGACAGCCCAACTGGCACGCCTCTTCTTGTGGTGGCTTACGAGGTCAGTGGAACTGTTGCTATTTTTGAAATTCAATAAATTCTAATTGTTGATTGATATTTGAGGGGCCTGCCTAGTGCAGGCCTCTTTTTATATTACAAAGTTACTTTTTGTCGGCATTATTGAGAATAAAGTTACGGACTTCTCTAGATGTCCTTTCCCAGTCGGACGTAAGACCTGTCGAATTTGCTGCAGCAAATATTGGAGCTGTTAACAATCCACCAGCAATAAGCCCGGGTTGCGCATTAGAACCACCTGTCGTTCTAAAGGATACAGCTGGCTTGGTCTTGGATTTCGCAAGATTGTAAATTTTCACAAGTGCTTCAACTTTTGTTCCACCAGCACCAAACCCTATACCCATGCGCAATGCACGACTTCCCTGGTTAATTTTTTTAAATTCACCCTTTACTAGCATACCAGAGCCAGGCAACGACTTTGGTG belongs to Verrucomicrobiota bacterium and includes:
- a CDS encoding DUF4410 domain-containing protein; its protein translation is MKIKNTFLFLTGVLLISSCASVKVDDKTVEYYSQLEYPKKIYVSQFDTAKGIWDVDRSGSELSDFKKNASAELQFMMVERFREIAPTSNTPKSLPGSGMLVKGEFKKINQGSRALRMGIGFGAGGTKVEALVKIYNLAKSKTKPAVSFRTTGGSNAQPGLIAGGLLTAPIFAAANSTGLTSDWERTSREVRNFILNNADKK